A stretch of Cryptococcus neoformans var. neoformans JEC21 chromosome 10 sequence DNA encodes these proteins:
- a CDS encoding expressed protein, whose amino-acid sequence MPEYTFTRYLGSKEVTITEVGDPQDRINPRPLTKDELWASFEDKFDPNLAKSKAKLLSNAVPTQYPPRRTTYHLLPNTVALQKQAIRSFKLRLRDRIQCNAFGEDEAGVMRDFLRVQRNLDATEEKLSRDIDDQQGLRKDVNALFQEGKFEDAKFQYNQLWSEILPWHIEALPEHSPLRLKLGEVEAAMFDNMAACMFKLAKADFEFHSVFQCCWTAIDVREYAKVRPIYSCCRRASDMMKILYVDARNYPFEINFDRNETPPDQKYVAQMIKYFDDQANALQNLNKEAWYKDIDERLKIPMPPGEVTYYFGPFSWRDSWKEKRDTPSNPAQTQPRDLTLKEMWEVWSPVPKQTHLEYNDLPPYYPESRITYELRPTGIVQEYRYLTYAKFSIYEMIWRQHNEDWSRIHFQEDDKKRRQVSVEDPPLKIRLDKAEKQKDEANKKYKANEFKDALMTYADAWYQLLPYHIEALPLANPLRQKLGQIEAALFANMAAVLIKASSEQQCPRRRRERFRRLAFFCSWAAWYNKELATVGTVINSAKRCYSTAPSDKDSHGAIESLNNSFWTPMINILGEIKARNDMLLQEVLERGLKYNTAPQVTLQQVGPRKWYETGELEDLKKERNWWN is encoded by the exons ATGCCCGAATACACGTTCACAAGGTATTTAGGCTCCAAAGAGGTAACCATCACCGAGGTCGGAGATCCTCAAGACAGGATCAATCCTCGTCCCCTTACCAAGGATGAGTTGTGGGCTTCTTTCGAGGACAAGTTTGATCCCAATCTAGCCAAGTCAAAGGCGAAACTTCTCAG CAATGCTGTACCCACTCAGTATCCCCCGAGAAGAACCACTTACCACTTACTTCCTAATACGGTCGCTCTCCAGAAGCAAGCCATCCGCTCTTTCAAACTCAGATTGAGGGACCGAATACAGTGTAACGcttttggagaagatgaagccgGTGTGATGAGGGACTTTTTGCGAGTGCAGAGGAACTTGGATGCCACGGAAGAGAAGCTGTCTCGAGATATCGATGATCAACAAGGTTTGAGAAAAGATGTCAACGC CCTGttccaagaaggaaaattTGAGGATGCAAAGTTCCAGTACAACCAACTGTGGTCCGAGATACTCCCTTGGCACATCGAGGCCTTGCCCGAACACAGCCCACTGAGACTCAAGCTCGGAGAGGT AGAGGCGGCAATGTTCGACAACATGGCTGCTTGTATGTTCAAATTGGCCAAGGCTGATTTCGAG TTTCATTCTGTTTTTCAGTGCTGCTGGACGGCGATAGATGTCAGGGAGTATGCCAAGGTGCGACCTATCTATAGCTGCT GTCGCCGAGCATCCGATATGATGAAAATCCTATATGTTGACGCCCGGAATTATCCATTTGAGATCAATTTCGATCGGAACGAGACTCCTCCAGACCAGAAATATGTGGCTCAAATGATCAAATACTTTGACGACCAAGCGAATGCCCTCCAAAATCTCAACAAGGAAGCTTGGTACAAGGACATCGACGAGCGGTTAAAGATTCCTATGCCTCCTGGTGAAGTCACATACTATTTCGGGCCTTTTAGCTGGAGAGATagctggaaagagaagagag ACACGCCTTCCAATCCAGCACAAACTCAACCTCGGGATCTTACCCTGAAAGAGATGTGGGAAGTATGGTCTCCCGTCCCCAAACAAACGCATCTCGA GTACAATGATCTTCCACCATATTATCCCGAGTCTCGTATTACGTACGAGCTACGCCCAACTGGAATAGTACAAGAGTACCGGTACCTCACATATGCCAAGTTCTCCATATACGAGATGATCTGGCGACAACATAACGAAGATTGGTCTCGGATCCACttccaagaagatgataaGAAGCGGAGACAGGTCTCCGTGGAGGATCCGCCTCTGAAGATCAGGCTTGATAAAGCTGAGAAACAAAAGGATGAAGCCAACAA GAAGTACAAGGCTAACGAGTTCAAAGATGCTCTCATGACGTACGCCGATGCTTGGtatcagcttcttccataTCATATAGAAGCGCTTCCCCTCGCCAATCCCTTACGCCAAAAGCTTGGGCAGAT AGAAGCTGCCCTTTTCGCAAACATGGCGGCAGTATTGATTAAAGCCTCGTCTGAGCAACAATGCCCTCGACGCCGTCGGGAACGTTTCCGTCGTTTGGCCTTCTTTTGCTCCTGGGCGGCCTGGTATAACAAGGAACTGGCCACTGTGGGCACTGTGATAAATTCCG CCAAACGCTGCTACAGCACTGCCCCTTCCGACAAAGATAGCCACGGCGCTATTGAATCTTTAAACAACTCTTTCTGGACGCCCATGATAAACATCCTTGGAGAGATTAAGGCGCGGAATGACATGTTGCTTCAGGAGGTTCTAGAACGTGGCCTCAAATATAATACTGCGCCCCAAGTTACCTTACAGCAGGTAGGCCCGCGTAAATGGTATGAAACAGGGGAGCTGGAagacttgaagaaggagaggaattGGTGGAACTAG
- a CDS encoding expressed protein → MPEYTFTRYLGSKEVTITEVGDPQDRINPRPLTKDELWASFEDKFDPNLAKSKAKLLSNAVPTQYPPRRTTYHLLPNTVALQKQAIRSFKLRLRDRIQCNAFGEDEAGVMRDFLRVQRNLDATEEKLSRDIDDQQGLRKDVNALFQEGKFEDAKFQYNQLWSEILPWHIEALPEHSPLRLKLGEVEAAMFDNMAACMFKLAKADFEVDLIENFYTKVTAMVQFHSVFQCCWTAIDVREYAKVRPIYSCCRRASDMMKILYVDARNYPFEINFDRNETPPDQKYVAQMIKYFDDQANALQNLNKEAWYKDIDERLKIPMPPGEVTYYFGPFSWRDSWKEKRDTPSNPAQTQPRDLTLKEMWEVWSPVPKQTHLEYNDLPPYYPESRITYELRPTGIVQEYRYLTYAKFSIYEMIWRQHNEDWSRIHFQEDDKKRRQVSVEDPPLKIRLDKAEKQKDEANKKYKANEFKDALMTYADAWYQLLPYHIEALPLANPLRQKLGQIEAALFANMAAVLIKASSEQQCPRRRRERFRRLAFFCSWAAWYNKELATVGTVINSAKRCYSTAPSDKDSHGAIESLNNSFWTPMINILGEIKARNDMLLQEVLERGLKYNTAPQVTLQQVGPRKWYETGELEDLKKERNWWN, encoded by the exons ATGCCCGAATACACGTTCACAAGGTATTTAGGCTCCAAAGAGGTAACCATCACCGAGGTCGGAGATCCTCAAGACAGGATCAATCCTCGTCCCCTTACCAAGGATGAGTTGTGGGCTTCTTTCGAGGACAAGTTTGATCCCAATCTAGCCAAGTCAAAGGCGAAACTTCTCAG CAATGCTGTACCCACTCAGTATCCCCCGAGAAGAACCACTTACCACTTACTTCCTAATACGGTCGCTCTCCAGAAGCAAGCCATCCGCTCTTTCAAACTCAGATTGAGGGACCGAATACAGTGTAACGcttttggagaagatgaagccgGTGTGATGAGGGACTTTTTGCGAGTGCAGAGGAACTTGGATGCCACGGAAGAGAAGCTGTCTCGAGATATCGATGATCAACAAGGTTTGAGAAAAGATGTCAACGC CCTGttccaagaaggaaaattTGAGGATGCAAAGTTCCAGTACAACCAACTGTGGTCCGAGATACTCCCTTGGCACATCGAGGCCTTGCCCGAACACAGCCCACTGAGACTCAAGCTCGGAGAGGT AGAGGCGGCAATGTTCGACAACATGGCTGCTTGTATGTTCAAATTGGCCAAGGCTGATTTCGAGGTAGATCTTATTGAAAATTTCTACACCAAGGTGACGGCAATGGTGCAGTTTCATTCTGTTTTTCAGTGCTGCTGGACGGCGATAGATGTCAGGGAGTATGCCAAGGTGCGACCTATCTATAGCTGCT GTCGCCGAGCATCCGATATGATGAAAATCCTATATGTTGACGCCCGGAATTATCCATTTGAGATCAATTTCGATCGGAACGAGACTCCTCCAGACCAGAAATATGTGGCTCAAATGATCAAATACTTTGACGACCAAGCGAATGCCCTCCAAAATCTCAACAAGGAAGCTTGGTACAAGGACATCGACGAGCGGTTAAAGATTCCTATGCCTCCTGGTGAAGTCACATACTATTTCGGGCCTTTTAGCTGGAGAGATagctggaaagagaagagag ACACGCCTTCCAATCCAGCACAAACTCAACCTCGGGATCTTACCCTGAAAGAGATGTGGGAAGTATGGTCTCCCGTCCCCAAACAAACGCATCTCGA GTACAATGATCTTCCACCATATTATCCCGAGTCTCGTATTACGTACGAGCTACGCCCAACTGGAATAGTACAAGAGTACCGGTACCTCACATATGCCAAGTTCTCCATATACGAGATGATCTGGCGACAACATAACGAAGATTGGTCTCGGATCCACttccaagaagatgataaGAAGCGGAGACAGGTCTCCGTGGAGGATCCGCCTCTGAAGATCAGGCTTGATAAAGCTGAGAAACAAAAGGATGAAGCCAACAA GAAGTACAAGGCTAACGAGTTCAAAGATGCTCTCATGACGTACGCCGATGCTTGGtatcagcttcttccataTCATATAGAAGCGCTTCCCCTCGCCAATCCCTTACGCCAAAAGCTTGGGCAGAT AGAAGCTGCCCTTTTCGCAAACATGGCGGCAGTATTGATTAAAGCCTCGTCTGAGCAACAATGCCCTCGACGCCGTCGGGAACGTTTCCGTCGTTTGGCCTTCTTTTGCTCCTGGGCGGCCTGGTATAACAAGGAACTGGCCACTGTGGGCACTGTGATAAATTCCG CCAAACGCTGCTACAGCACTGCCCCTTCCGACAAAGATAGCCACGGCGCTATTGAATCTTTAAACAACTCTTTCTGGACGCCCATGATAAACATCCTTGGAGAGATTAAGGCGCGGAATGACATGTTGCTTCAGGAGGTTCTAGAACGTGGCCTCAAATATAATACTGCGCCCCAAGTTACCTTACAGCAGGTAGGCCCGCGTAAATGGTATGAAACAGGGGAGCTGGAagacttgaagaaggagaggaattGGTGGAACTAG
- a CDS encoding expressed protein: MFTKKKYTFASQQIISRVNRAFNKSSADSISFDSPVDSSPPGTQALPFAPKFFLSLYTSEGPSTQEIALFTRLYPVHRQILEEYAVLQPITALCLSRASYAVCLPVVLRTITACHDRLSRFALKPDLSNLRASLSVGGLLYAEHLAIDCFSALGQLINHKREFYLRGEIGPKPFARIRWVEMSLKASGCCSIWMPSSEPVSCRFWFRLLCELVQSVEGGLEGLVVHLQGKEVRQEFFEHTQLLLDALQPRTAIIKLSKDDWPRSANYINLGPWPKGRRLIIEFLPAPDQDSYTSHSANCVRSSQCLVLAEIIPMHVMELAKGYGQWRKVWEDGFMVEYRTPQAERIRSTVGKWPYRKMSEGEVEDVEQFAYEHCNFIEIPA, encoded by the coding sequence ATGTtcaccaagaagaagtatACCTTCGCCTCTCAACAGATAATCAGTCGAGTGAATCGGGCGTTCAACAAGTCCAGTGCCGATTCCATTTCCTTCGACAGCCCTGTTGATTCATCACCACCCGGCACTCAAGCTTTGCCTTTCGCTCCCaaattcttcctctctctttacACCTCTGAGGGCCCGTCTACACAAGAAATCGCTCTTTTTACCCGCCTTTACCCAGTGCACCGACAGATCCTTGAAGAATACGCTGTTCTCCAACCTATCACAGCCCTCTGTCTCTCCAGAGCCTCGTATGCTGTCTGCCTTCCCGTAGTGCTTAGGACGATCACAGCATGCCACGATCGGCTTTCTCGCTTTGCCTTGAAGCCTGACCTGTCGAATCTCAGGGCGAGTCTATCTGTTGGAGGGCTATTATACGCAGAGCATCTGGCCATTGACTGCTTTTCGGCCTTGGGGCAACTCATAAACCACAAGAGGGAGTTCTACCTGAGGGGCGAGATTGGTCCCAAGCCTTTCGCAAGGATTCGATGGGTAGAGATGTCCCTCAAAGCTTCGGGGTGTTGCAGTATCTGGATGCCTTCTTCGGAGCCAGTGAGTTGTCGGTTCTGGTTCCGCTTACTCTGCGAACTAGTCCAGTCAGTAGAAGGAGGATTGGAGGGACTTGTTGTTCATCTCCAAGGCAAGGAGGTTCGGCAGGAGTTCTTTGAACACAcccagcttcttcttgacgcCCTCCAGCCCCGGACGGCAATCATCAAGCTCTCAAAGGACGACTGGCCCCGCTCTGCCAACTACATTAATCTCGGACCTTGGCCGAAAGGCCGTCGACTTATAATTGAGTTCCTGCCCGCCCCGGACCAAGATAGCTACACAAGCCACAGTGCCAACTGTGTGCGCTCGTCCCAATGTCTGGTCTTGGCGGAGATCATACCGATGCATGTGATGGAACTGGCGAAAGGATACGGGCAATGGAGGAAGGTGTGGGAAGACGGGTTTATGGTGGAGTATCGGACTCCGCAGGCGGAGAGGATAAGGAGTACGGTTGGGAAATGGCCCTACAGGAAGATGTCAGAgggagaggtggaagacgTCGAGCAGTTCGCGTACGAGCACTGTAACTTCATCGAGATTCCGGCTTaa
- a CDS encoding expressed protein, whose amino-acid sequence MSTNKILDPVSGGTASTNLSPSSFARLLPVQHLIFEQLSLVCPLTALRISRFSYRITIPILYRDVTASRELFRGLKQETEDYQRTVQALAFTRVLRLTDFTSMDAVYHLAFDIGEPDPETKERYPRLYQNLFPKVEKIVYNWPAVQSDYHEYIDILESSSLDFVVGRGNRLRLQLGERFREVEVHLEKGRIDYWMEIEEFMFFNGPKDAVIYIDVHNPTILRSIGKFMPLAWASAEKLRVVVKAEEPESDRFSSKEEYVEPLAGSLAKYASRLREGDNPTDESQVGPFQRPKKVFFTFPNRKAVIEELFERIIGEKEDEEAAALEEVINEHMVFE is encoded by the coding sequence ATGTCCACCAACAAGATTCTTGACCCCGTATCTGGTGGCACAGCGTCCACTAATCTCTCACCCTCATCATTCGCACGTCTCCTGCCCGTCCAGCACCTCATTTTCGAGCAGCTCTCTCTCGTCTGTCCCCTCACAGCACTCAGAATATCTCGGTTTTCCTACAGAATCACTATCCCCATCCTCTATCGAGACGTTACGGCATCCAGAGAGCTCTTCAGAGGATTAAAGCAAGAGACGGAAGATTATCAGCGCACAGTTCAAGCTTTAGCATTCACCCGGGTGTTGCGCTTGACAGACTTCACCAGTATGGATGCTGTCTATCACTTGGCATTTGATATTGGAGAACCTGACCCGGAGACAAAAGAAAGGTACCCAAGGCTGTACCAGAACCTATTCCCAAAAGTGGAGAAAATCGTGTACAACTGGCCGGCGGTACAGTCAGATTACCACGAGTACATAGATATTTTGGAGTCTTCATCATTGGACTTTGTGGTCGGTCGCGGTAATCGGTTGAGGCTTCAATTGGGAGAAAGGTTTAGAGAGGTAGAAGTGCATCTagagaaggggaggatTGATTATTGGATGGAAATTGAAGAGTTCATGTTCTTCAATGGCCCAAAGGATGCGGTGATCTACATCGACGTGCATAACCCAACCATACTAAGATCAATCGGTAAATTTATGCCGCTAGCATGGGCTAGTGCGGAGAAGTTGAGAGTCGTGGTAAAAGCCGAGGAACCAGAGTCCGATAGGTTTTCATCGAAAGAGGAATATGTGGAGCCTCTGGCGGGATCATTAGCGAAGTACGCGTCACGGCTGAGAGAAGGCGATAATCCAACGGATGAGAGTCAGGTGGGACCTTTTCAGAGACCAAAGAAAGTCTTCTTTACCTTCCCAAACCGAAAGGCGGTGATCGAGGAACTCTTTGAACGTATAATtggtgaaaaggaagatgaagaagctgcgGCTCTGGAAGAGGTCATAAATGAGCACATGGTGTTTGAGTGA
- a CDS encoding nucleus protein, putative encodes MSSQPPPASTAYPQLPRGAAQIPPFPQLLHIKNEPLATPSASTPSSHPTDSHEIVAMSPEEDDEGHDSARGTSPPPGVKEKKKTQGTRRRVVQSCSECRRRKIRCDKKFPCGPCILRNDQARCHEVGLNEKQSTNVPANSNYASTADLATIQHRLDALEASLLKNGALRKADLDHFLKTIQEAEPKKKAKSRDGEDIAVDDTEGAALTLEHLAFGRSRADGSHAIPHFATRLSSVSRPAPNNDYHLARSNVPFYNSPPGYDPSSASSSGRKTSLNISSTPDQAKRIELSWEERQQKIEQLMEVMGPMDVFDLFFRKTDLAIIALTKLLPSRHRGELLVKAYLEKVDWLHRCIHVPTFLRQCNDLHSLPPERVTQEIALPFLALYFTVCTLGLQFMDASEISKHFTLEEAHTLPDTWYHASRSALWAADFLDNHTMESLQCILLLGVFLNNRDRADAAWALLGAAIKMAQGLGLSRLGAEQQSVDGKPLPMWTGRWESLIQREVGRRIWWNLVFLDWSLAPSYNFSCSIQPDQIKTALPANIEDEDIIDGQPLKPQPLSVRTGMSFQLARLRFAEISQRQIWQANNNNHPPYSFVLSVDGELRKAMMELPSFFQPDQNTKGPPSNEPKILVRYYEKTILNLAIHSRMLRLHRPWLSRGYEDERFAYSKEQCIRAARASLRMMSDGTASYLEKWWLPLFYVSVSGLVVIIDLLRTSRKDMFSSETQEKIDEVKNALNQMRRIADVSHPSRAAVRVMELLLAEVEDRRRPPGSTLGKRKSSPDGDDEESGLQRAVKKLIHQAQLEAESPSASFGSGATPQDFPVTVSPARDFNDRDRDRERPVFDAYPMPFIPVPPTINNATTPTAVQQQPHAHQIIGVGNNSPFTFPVDTTNATAFPAFDTTTTRGSFAQNQLDPTVRSMLSSYFPPNNNSNGNGNGIVGSATAPQAPDDFLSRVFGFGWDGVGTTGPPAHPDEAGMDILGNQGQSQTQPSGGDGQQNQAQNQQDQHQQPGQLHPPRQQPAAAQQQAQQQQQLTPEQQQAMNFAMAPNPYAYGNWTNSGWMA; translated from the exons ATGTCGTCTCAGCCTCCTCCCGCGTCAACTGCTTATCCTCAGTTGCCTCGCGGTGCGGCTCAAatccctcccttccctcagCTGCTCCACATCAAGAACGAGCCATTGGCAACTCCTTCTGCATCTACGCCTAGCTCCCACCCCACGGACAGCCACGAGATTGTCGCCATGTCacctgaagaagacgacgaaggGCATGACTCGGCTCGAGGAACGAGCCCTCCGCCTGGagtaaaggagaagaaaaagacgcAGGGTACGAGGCGGAGGGTCGTGCAGAGCTGTTCAGAGTGTCGAAGGAGGAAAATTCGATGTGATAAAAA ATTTCCATGTG GCCCATGTATCCTCCGGAATGATCAGGCAAGGTGTCATGAAGTTGGATTG AATGAGAAACAATCCACCAATGTCCCAGC CAACTCCAATTACGCCTCCACTGCCGATTTAGCCACCATCCAACACCGTCTCGATGCTCTCGAAGCAAGTTTGTTGAAAAACGGCGCACTTCGCAAGGCCGATCTCGACCACTTCCTCAAAACTATCCAAGAAGCCgagccaaagaagaaggctaaGAGTCGAGATGGCGAAGACATTGCGGTGGACGATACGGAGGGAGCGGCATTGACTCTTGAACATTTGGCGTTTGGCCGCTCTCGTGCAGATGGAAGTCACGCTATTCCTCATTTCGCTACCCGCCTCTCTTCCGTAAGCAGACCCGCCCCTAATAACGATTATCATCTTGCAAGATCCAATGTACCCTTCTACAATTCGCCTCCTGGTTACGATCCCAGTTCGGCGTCATCTTCTGGCCGAAAGACTAGTTTGAATATCTCCAGCACGCCTGACCAGGCCAAGAGAATTGAATTGtcatgggaagaaaggcAGCAGAAGATTGAGCAGTTGATGGAGGTGATGGGACCCATGGATGTGTTTGATTTGTTCTTCAGGAAAACAGATTTGGCAATCATTGCTTTGACAAAGCTGCTACCGTCAAGGCATAGGGGAGAACTGTTGGTCAAGGCGTATCTCGAAAAGGTCGATTGGTTACATCGAT GCATTCATGTGCCGACATTCCTTCGACAATGTAATGATTTGCATTCCCTACCCCCTGAACGCGTTACTCAAGAGATTGCTTTACCCTTCCTCGCCCTGTACTTTACAGTCTGCACT CTAGGATTACAATTCATGGATGCCTCAGAGATCAGCAAACACTTCACACTCGAGGAAGCTCATACGTTGCCTGACACCTGGTACCACGCTTCTCGAAGTGCTCTTTGGGCTGCAGACTTTTTAGATAACCACACGATGGAATCACTGCAGTGTATCTTGCTTTTAGGTGTTTTCCTG AACAACCGAGATCGTGCCGACGCGGCTTGGGCATTACTCGGTGCTGCTATCAAAATGGCTCAAGGCCTCGGTCTCTCTCGACTCGGCGCAGAGCAACAATCGGTTGACGGCAAACCGTTACCGATGTGGACAGGCCGATGGGAAAGTCTTATTCAGCGAGAAGTCGGCAGGCGTATATGGTGGAACTTGGTTTTCCTCGATTGGTCCCTTGCGCCTAGCTACAACTTTTCGTGTAGTATCCAGCCAGATCAGATCAAGACCGCTTTACCGGCGAAcattgaagatgaggatatCATTGACGGTCAACCGCTGAAACCCCAACCGTTGAGTGTTAGGACAGGGATGTCGTTCCAGCTAGCTAGGCTCAGGTTCGCCGAGATTTCTCAAAGACAGATTTGGCAGGcgaacaacaacaatcatcctccttaCTCTTTCGT GCTGAGCGTCGATGGCGAACTTCGAAAAGCAATGATGGAactcccttccttcttccagcctGACCAAAACACCAAAGGTCCCCCTTCCAACGAACCCAAGATTTTGGTGCGGTACTACGAGAAGACTATCCTCAACCTTGCTATCCACTCGCGAATGCTTAGGCTGCATAGGCCGTGGTTGTCGAGAGGttatgaagatgagaggtTTGCGTATTCAAAGGAGCAGTGTATCAGGGCAGCGAGGGcgagtttgaggatgatgtcCGATGGGACTGCATCGTATTTGGAGAAGTGGTGGCTGCCGTTATTCTACGTATCTGTTTCGGGTCTTGTGGTGATAATCGATCTTTTG AGGACAAGTCGAAAGGATATGTTCTCGTCTGAGACTCAGGAGAAGATCGATGAGGTCAAGAACGCTTTGAAtcagatgaggaggattgCGGATGTATCTCACCCTTCGAGGGCGGCAGTCAGGGTAATGGAGCTGTTGTTAG CTGAGGTTGAGGACCGTCGACGACCTCCTGGATCAACCTTGGGCAAACGCAAGAGCTCGCCTGATggtgatgacgaggagtCTGGTCTTCAGCGTGCCGTGAAAAAGCTCATCCATCAAGCACAGCTCGAGGCTGAGTCTCCCAGTGCTTCATTCGGTTCGGGTGCCACTCCACAAGACTTTCCGGTAACTGTTTCGCCAGCTAGAGACTTCAATGACAGGGATCGGGACCGCGAAAGGCCCGTCTTTGATGCTTACCCCATGCCTTTCATTCCCGTGCCTCCGACAATCAACAACGCTACCACCCCTACAGCTGTGCAGCAGCAACCCCATGCTCATCAGATCATTGGTGTTGGTAACAACAGTCCTTTCACATTCCCTGTTGACACGACGAACGCCACAGCGTTCCCTGCGTTCGATACTACCACCACGCGCGGCTCGTTTGCTCAAAATCAGCTTGACCCTACCGTCCGGTCCATGCTCTCTAGCTACTTCCCTCcgaacaacaacagcaatgGGAATGGAAACGGCATCGTCGGTTCTGCCACCGCTCCTCAAGCTCCGGATGACTTCCTGAGCAGGGTGTTTGGATTTGGTTGGGATGGGGTGGGCACGACGGGTCCGCCTGCGCATCCCGATGAAGCCGGGATGGATATCCTTGGAAACCAGGGACAGTCTCAAACCCAGCCGTCTGGCGGCGACGGTCAGCAAAACCAAGCTCAAAACCAGCAGGACCAGCATCAGCAACCCGGACaactccatcctcctcgtcagCAACCCGCCGCCGCACAACAGCAGGcgcaacaacagcagcagttAACGCcagagcagcagcaggcgATGAACTTTGCTATGGCGCCCAACCCTTATGCCTACGGCAATTGGACCAACAGCGGTTGGATGGCGTAA
- a CDS encoding expressed protein: MPRFLSSPAHSPRAAASQLPANEITTLNPFPADIIDIIFDHLEAVIPITLACLSKSCYDKIIPKIYRNVTISKKNATKVFYGMCSDQTAELPYPYGGFLFSTRKAEAFKHTTRVAFQDIWAAEAIVMAAREYPTHEFGFMAKENSYPMLFPSVKYVLLGKDILRSLPDTAQDVNIAEQRRWETNHVMSVDNIKKMEWIEHHGNYYVTAGEFEDLLFRMVDPEIVCFDMMYVDSSKGNSYNGALVTDSLNLHPPKGRVVIHWFFYDPLDQRPLFGELEPSILISIVFHTSPPPNEPISDPEIAAAFKAFSQLSPILQAKELALAVDKLIEEILMYGQLVGQDRLPGPEETQSCEIELCMPNAKMVRDIWKGTGTELSEMWVRFTTEWEKIIKFKDLEDMEPCGACGRK; the protein is encoded by the coding sequence ATGCCGAGGTTCCTCTCGTCTCCGGCCCACTCCCCTCGAGCGGCAGCTTCTCAACTCCCAGCCAATGAGATCACCACTCTCAATCCATTCCCTGCCGACATCATCGATATCATCTTTGACCATCTTGAAGCGGTAATCCCTATCACGCTCGCCTGCCTTTCCAAATCATGTTATGACAAAATTATCCCTAAAATCTACCGAAATGTGACGATCTCCAAGAAGAATGCCACGAAAGTATTCTACGGTATGTGTTCCGACCAGACCGCAGAACTGCCGTACCCGTATGGAggtttcctcttctccacgaGGAAGGCTGAGGCGTTCAAGCATACTACACGGGTGGCTTTTCAAGACATTTGGGCTGCAGAGGCCATTGTTATGGCTGCGAGAGAATACCCTACACACGAATTCGGCTTCATGGCGAAAGAAAACAGCTATCCTATGCTGTTCCCATCGGTAAAGTACGTACTTTTGGGGAAAGACATACTGCGCTCTCTACCAGACACTGCTCAGGATGTCAACATAGCGGAGCAGCGCCGGTGGGAGACAAATCATGTGATGAGTGTAGACAATATCAAGAAAATGGAATGGATCGAGCATCATGGGAATTACTACGTCACAGCGGGCGAGTTTGAAGATCTTCTGTTTCGCATGGTCGATCCAGAAATTGTATGTTTTGACATGATGTATGTCGATTCGTCAAAGGGGAACAGCTATAATGGGGCTTTAGTCACCGATTCTCTCAATTTGCACCCGCCTAAAGGTCGAGTCGTTATCCACTGGTTCTTCTATGATCCACTGGACCAACGTCCTCTATTCGGAGAGCTTGAACCTTCAATCCTTATCAGTATCGTCTTTCAcacttctcctcctcccaacgAACCTATTTCCGATCCCGAAATTGCCGCAGCTTTCAAAGCCTTCTCCCAGCTGTCACCCATATTGCAGGCGAAAGAATTGGCTTTAGCTGTGGATAAACTTATCGAGGAGATCCTGATGTACGGTCAGCTTGTAGGCCAGGACAGATTACCAGGGCCCGAAGAGACACAGTCATGTGAGATTGAGCTTTGTATGCCGAATGCAAAGATGGTGAGGGATATATGGAAAGGGACAGGGACGGAGTTGTCGGAAATGTGGGTTAGGTTCACTACggaatgggagaagattATAAAGTTtaaggatttggaggatatggagcCTTGTGGGGCTTGTGGAAGGAAATAA